In Paramisgurnus dabryanus chromosome 7, PD_genome_1.1, whole genome shotgun sequence, the following are encoded in one genomic region:
- the LOC135746132 gene encoding trypsin-like, whose translation MWRLMCATLALLMCIKDSQSQLSVCGLSSINTRIVGGVNAPEGSWPWQISLHSSVYGGHFCGGSLISNEWVVTAAHCLKGLSTSTMTVYLGRQTQTGTNLHEVSRTVKSSIIHSSYNRNTNDNDIALIRLSSTVTFTDYIKPVCLAAQDSVFAAGIMNWITGWGDTQEGVSSTPANLQEVAIPVVDNTQCNTLLGPGSVTNNMICAGILAGGKDTCQGDSGGPMVSQQCSKWVLSGITSWGDGCAEPNKPGVYTRVSKYQSWINANVGQTQNSPGFVTFSPPASCSSSSRTSTSCRGRCNELYNALNYCNCNSGCKFWCCSDFKQRCTI comes from the exons ATGTGGCGGTTAATGTGTGCGACTTTGGCTCTGCTCATGTGCATCAAAG ATTCACAGTCTCAGTTGAGTG TTTGTGGGCTTTCCTCTATAAACACTCGTATTGTGGGTGGTGTAAATGCACCTGAGGGGTCGTGGCCGTGGCAGATCAGTCTGCACAGCTCTGTCTATGGAGGTCATTTTTGTGGAGGCTCACTCATAAGCAACGAATGGGTGGTGACAGCAGCCCACTGTTTGAAAGG TCTCAGCACATCGACTATGACTGTGTACTTAGGAAGACAAACACAGACGGGTACTAACCTCCACGAAGTCTCTAGAACTGTCAAAAGCAGCATCATTCATTCCTCCTACAACAGAAACACCAATGACAATGACATTGCCCTGATTCGGTTGTCCTCCACAGTCACCTTTACAGACTATATAAAACCTGTGTGCCTGGCAGCCCAGGATAGTGTCTTTGCTGCTGGCATCATGAATTGGATCACAGGCTGGGGAGATACTCAAGAAGGAG TTAGTTCCACTCCTGCAAATCTGCAAGAGGTTGCGATTCCGGTGGTGGATAATACCCAATGCAATACTCTTCTGGGTCCTGGGTCTGTCACCAACAACATGATCTGTGCTGGAATACTGGCGGGTGGCAAAGATACCTGTCAG GGTGACTCTGGGGGTCCAATGGTAAGCCAGCAGTGTTCAAAGTGGGTTCTGTCTGGTATCACCAGCTGGGGGGATGGCTGTGCTGAGCCAAATAAACCTGGTGTCTACACCCGCGTATCAAAGTATCAGAGCTGGATCAATGCAAATGTTGGTCAGACTCAGAACTCACCCGGATTCGTCACCTTCAGCCCACCAGCCTCTTGCTCCTCTTCCAGCAGAA CCTCAACCTCTTGTCGTGGGAGATGCAATGAACTGTACAACGCCTTAAATTATTGCAATTGCAATAGTGGCTGCAAATTTTGGTGTTGCAGCGATTTCAAACAGCGATGCACCa TATGA
- the gpr84 gene encoding G-protein coupled receptor 84, with translation MWNETDLLRNDSFSCASPSVEGYRYFGVLLGSAVTIVGTIGNILTVLAFATDTNLRTRFNVLIVNLAFADILYCTMLQPVSVDSYLHLQWRGGAMWCQMFGLLLFLSNSVSIITLCLIAMSRYLVVAHRTKRCARLLLSKRGVAALVVSSWALGLASFGPLWPVYVFAPQVCTCSFHRTKGRPYTTVLLFLYFFLGLGCVGLFYFLIYRKVRVASKAFLKYRPGRGTSKRKLAEAERSTDDSGISAGASTTQSTEISSNGVGTGQNVPKASESNSGVPEVSKTTQESQNAVKPSKVQIETTPASTTGEDNEFKRVTRMCFTVFMCFVGCFAPFLLLNVADKANRAPQVVHMFCANLTWLNSCINPLLYAAMNRQFNQAYKDLLRKAVHPITSIWRSQ, from the coding sequence ATGTGGAACGAGACCGATCTACTGAGAAATGATTCATTCTCGTGTGCCTCCCCGTCTGTGGAGGGCTACCGTTACTTTGGTGTCCTGCTGGGATCAGCTGTCACCATCGTAGGAACAATTGGGAATATTCTGACAGTGCTTGCCTTCGCTACCGACACCAACCTGAGGACGCGTTTCAACGTGCTCATTGTAAACCTGGCCTTTGCTGACATTCTGTACTGTACTATGCTCCAACCAGTCAGCGTGGACTCTTACCTGCACCTGCAATGGAGGGGCGGAGCCATGTGGTGCCAGATGTTTGGACTCCTCTTGTTTCTGTCGAACAGCGTGTCAATTATTACCTTATGTCTCATCGCTATGAGTCGTTACCTGGTTGTTGCTCATCGTACAAAGCGCTGCGCCCGTCTGCTCTTGTCTAAACGTGGTGTGGCTGCGCTCGTCGTCTCATCCTGGGCACTGGGTCTGGCCAGTTTTGGTCCACTTTGGCCGGTCTATGTGTTTGCACCACAAGTCTGCACCTGCAGTTTTCACCGCACGAAGGGACGGCCTTACACCACAGTGCTGctcttcctttatttcttccTGGGCTTGGGCTGCGTAGGGCTTTTCTACTTTTTGATCTACCGTAAGGTGCGCGTGGCCTCAAAGGCGTTTCTTAAGTACAGGCCAGGTCGAGGAACATCCAAACGCAAACTAGCAGAAGCTGAGAGGTCCACAGATGATAGCGGGATCAGTGCTGGTGCATCAACAACTCAAAGCACCGAGATCAGCAGCAATGGGGTGGGAACCGGGCAGAACGTGCCAAAAGCATCTGAAAGCAACTCTGGGGTTCCTGAGGTCAGCAAAACCACACAAGAGTCACAAAACGCAGTGAAGCCATCTAAGGTACAAATCGAGACCACCCCTGCGTCCACCACAGGAGAGGACAATGAATTTAAACGCGTGACACGAATGTGTTTCACAGTCTTCATGTGTTTTGTGGGCTGTTTTGCCCCCTTTCTGTTACTGAACGTGGCTGATAAGGCTAACCGCGCTCCGCAGGTGGTTCACATGTTCTGCGCAAATCTTACTTGGTTAAATAGTTGCATTAACCCCTTGTTGTACGCAGCCATGAACCGCCAGTTTAATCAGGCCTATAAAGACCTACTACGGAAAGCCGTACACCCAATAACTTCAATTTGGAGATCTCAATAA